A stretch of DNA from Ricinus communis isolate WT05 ecotype wild-type chromosome 4, ASM1957865v1, whole genome shotgun sequence:
CTTGTAAGCTCCTCCACTCTCTTGCATAGCTCCTCCACCGAAACACCTATTGCCTTGGAGATCTCATCCATCCTGTTACGGCTGAGATCAAGAAATGATTCAATAAGATCTCCATCCAAAAAGTTTTTGGCTTCTACAGTTTTCTTTTCATTGTTGAATGACCTCCATTGCTCATGGCTCAACCCTCCAACACCCTTAATTACCCGCCTCAAGTTTGATTGGAGCTTCTCCAAAAAGATATATTGCTCGTGAGGAAGTGAAGCAATGACCCCAATTACCCCATTGACAGTTCCAAAAATAACGGTAGGGATTTGGCCCACATCAGAGTCTGGCAAGCGCATGACAAGGGAACCATGTCGGAATCGATTCACAAACTCTCCAAGATGATACTCACCAACCACCTCAAGGCGGCCTCGTTCCTCATCAGTAGCACCTTCACTGTTCTTCCTAACTGTGAACAAGTTGAAATTATTTTCGGCACCCAGGTAAATGTCATCATCAAGAATCTCAACAGCTGACATCCAATTTGCATTATAGTCACGAGCCCGCTCCTCGATAGCACCTTCCTCATGCTGAAAGGCAACCAAACAATTATGTGTTGAGCAATCAAACAAAGTGGCTCTagacaaaatttaaattgtctGGGATGTTACTCTGCTCAATAAGATTTCTTACATACCTTGTAGATTAGCAAAGAGATTGACTTCATCAAATCACCAACAACAATGAAATCTCCGCGTGTTTGTACATAGAGGGCAAGTATGTGCCCATGATGCCCACATTCAGACTGCAGCTCACGGGAACCATCATCCCGAAGCATCCATTTATATAATTGGATTTTCTGATTGATAGCAGCTAGCAGTTTGCCATTAAAAGAGTTTagagagtaaacagctcctTTAGTTTCCTTCTCAGTAATAACCTGCAACTTCCCATCTTCAACCAGGAAAACCAATATTCGGCCCTAAAGAAGCAAAAAATCACCAGTCTTTACAACTCATATTTTTGACTTAGAAGAAAAACCATACAATAATCAATGTGGCCTTTACCTTTGTTGGCTCATTTTCCTCTGGCATAACATAAGCAGTCCCAACACAGTAGTACAAATTATTATCATCAGAAAAGGAGCAGCTAAGAATGGAGCAGCCATACTCAAATGGATCTAGTTGGTAAGTTGATATGAATTCAAAGGTTTGGTCATCCAACAACCGAATAAAGTGCGTCTCGGATTCTTCTGCACTAGCTTGGTTTTTCAAACTACAAACGGCAAAGGTCCGAGACTGCTCCTGATGACAGATACGCCGTGCATGTTCCCCCAATGGAATAGAGCGGATATGAAGCTTTTGTATATCATCTATGGTGCCAATAGTAAGTTCACCTTCTTTTGCAATTGCAAGGCTGTTAGAAGTAAACCACAAATTGGTGAAAACTGAATGTAGTTTTCAAAATGAAACAACTCAAGACGAGAAATAGCTCTCATGTAGTTACAGCTTGATGCTCATGGATATTTGTGGATGAGCGCATTTTACAGCTTTGATAATAAGTTTATCAGGCACTTTTGGTGCTAACAACAAAATTAGAGTTTTACCTTTGCAAATATTCTATGTGACCTGACAGCCATGTCTGCTTGAATTGGACCCAAACAAAAAGGACAAATTTCTCAATGCCCAGAGAAGTTCAACTAATGTAAATTGATATTAAACTCAGAGTAACTTAACCAGATCGTGACAGAGACTCTTTGGTTCGACAAATATTGTACCACCAAAGTTGCATATAAATTACAAAGGACTAGATAATTCAATTCATTGGGTTAAGCTTTTAATGCTGAGAAATTCTTGTGAAcatatattactaaaattacTATAGCCCACGATTGTTTCCGCACATCATACAGAAAGTTGATCAAAGTAACtaccataaaaattataaacaatctAAGAACCAACATGAAAGAACTGTCGACAAATTATATCTCCTAATTTAAACATTAACGCAGCAGATAAAGCAAGCGGAAAAGTTACCTGTCTGGGAAGGCAGCAGAGTTGAAAGGACACATATGAGAcacttcttttaaatttacattGCTATACAGGAGCTTCTTGTTGCTGCTATAGATGACAGTTGGCCTATCTGATGCAGCAAATACATGTGTGGTGTTCTTGGAAGAGAAAGTACGAAGTGTTATAGGCTGGGTTCCTAGAGACACCTTTTTCCTATCCGTTAACTCGCCAGTATTCAAATTCAATAAGAAGTTCAAAAGATGACCATCTCCAAGGGCACATAACAAGTAAGATATCTGAGCAATAATAAAGAATAGTCAAGACAGGAATGAGAAATTAGCAAACTACAACACACTTGCATAACTCCATTTACTGGCTCTAGTGTTCCACTAGGCATGGTATACTTTTGTTTATTAGAACCGGAACCAGCCACGAGTTTTTGGGGTGGAGCACTATAGATCAACCAATATTATTGTTTCACATAAGACAGCATAAGTAGGCAGCTActccagaaaagaaaaaataaaaaataatagtgagaaaaaagcaaataacataaaaagttGTTGATTCTTCAGATTTATCGTCGCAGTAGAAAGCAATTTGATTAGCTCACAAAATACTTGTCCTCAATGGCCTGAATATTAACTTCCAAAGCAAAGTTCTTTCCCTCGTCAATTTCAGGTTAACTATCAACATGAACCATGAAGTTCTTTGCATATGTGAAAGAATGCAAACCAAGGACTAGACactcaaataaaaatacaatactGAAAGTGAAAAAGCTCATGTATAAGCATACCCCTTCAAAGGAACATAGAAGAACAGAACGAGGTATTATCTCTCCTCCCAAATGCTCCTTTGTTATGAGATTTAGATCAGGCAACGAAAATATCCTGACACTTATATCTGTCCACATTCCAACTGCAGCTAGCTGACTATAGTTGGGATTTTCACCAATGGGGTTAATGTCAAGGCATGATATCTCACACTCCAACTGGGCATGTTTCGTATGTGTCAATGTCCCATCACCAATTTCCAAGTAGACTAAATGGCCACCCCCAGTTGCCAATAGAACCTGTGACAGAAGCAGTGCATTATTGAAAACCTGCTCACCTGAACACCAACTACAACAATgtccaaacaaaaaaaaatagagaaagtaAAACCTACGTCATCAGCAATGGTTCTTCAAGAAACAGATTAACCTATGATCCCAAACATAGAACTGAAGCAAAACAGATTCAAATCTATCTAAGTTCAGTAATAAGTACAACCACTGAACTTGCAACTGCCATAGACAAATACAAAGGATATAATTGCCCATTAGTTCAGTATCAACTCTTTTTACACAATACTTTAGAAGGCCTATTTCCAATCATCTGTTGTATccaaaaaaatgttaaaacaCTAATCATCTGACTAGCAACTAGTAAAGTCAAATCTGAAGGCTATCCATGCTTGTGAATTTTTGTATAGGCATGTTTCCAATTATCTGTTTCAAAACTTCTTTAAATCACCAAACTGGAATTGCTATCCTCAGTGAATTTCGAAGTGCATAAGAAAAGCAATGTGTAAATACAGCATGCTTATATTTTCAGGGGGAACCGCATGCACTCTCTGTTTTAAGCGTGGAATAGTGCACAAGACACAACAAACACCAAGGCTTAGTTGCTACCCCTAGCACATGTCAACCCAAATTACTAGCCCAAATCTATTTGAAAAAAGTGAAGGACCTCCATCAATAGTTACCATACTTTCACAAAATAGCAACAAGTGCATCAAGTTTGCAAACAAATACAAAGGTTTCAGCTGTAAACTACTTCATTAAAAAACTAGAAGAAATAAGGGCACAAAAAATGGCATTCAACTTCCAAAATATAGCAGCTTCAGGGAAAATAACAATAAGtcaaaattcttaataaattcgAGAGCTACTATCAAATCTTTGTTCACACAGGAGTACATAAAAACTTTTTATGACTGATTTAACCTTTTTGCATACATCATTTAAGTTTTCTCAAACTGCACCGCAAAGCGATCACTTAGCCTTTATTGGATTATAAATGGTGCTatggaaatgaaaagaaatcaaaagaaggaaaagaaagaaatgaatttagaatccTTTTCGTttgttagattttttatttggagaaTGGAAGGGCTAAGCAATGTCATACAAAGATACCCTTCAATTGATCTCCGACATGCCAAGCATTCCCTTATGCTAACAACCTTATTTGTTGCAATTACGTTCTCAAGTAATCAAACTTCCTAGTTCCGCCCCATCTTCAGGCAACGATAACAATACTAATACCAAGAATCCAGCTTATTGTCAATTCAAAtgtaataagaataattaacttACATTTTTTAACACTAAGAATCCCACTTATGTCAATCTCAATGTCTACAACAAGGTAATAAAAACATACACCAAGAGAAACTCTGGAAGACGAACCTGGGTCGCATTAGCAGTTGCAACATTAATTGAATAACCTGCTGGAGCATGCCA
This window harbors:
- the LOC8266532 gene encoding DNA damage-binding protein 1 isoform X3; translation: MGDVSDRIGRPTDNGQIGIIDPDCRLIGLHLYDGLFKVIPFDNKGQLKEAFNIRLEELQVLDIKFLYGCSKPTIVVLYQDNKDARHVKTYEVALKDKDFGEGPWAQNNLDNGADLLIPVPPPLCGVLIIGEETIVYCSANAFKAIPIRPSITRAYGRVDADGSRYLLGDHAGLLHLLVITHEKEKVTGLKIELLGETSIASTISYLDNAVVYIGSSYGDSQLVKLNLQPDAKGSYVEVLESYVNLGPIVDFCVVDLERQGQGQVVTCSGAYKDGSLRIVRNGIGINEQASVELQGIKGMWSLRSSTDDPFDTFLVVSFISETRILAMNLEDELEETEIEGFCSQVQTLFCHYAVYNQLVQVTSSSVRLVSSTTRELQNEWHAPAGYSINVATANATQVLLATGGGHLVYLEIGDGTLTHTKHAQLECEISCLDINPIGENPNYSQLAAVGMWTDISVRIFSLPDLNLITKEHLGGEIIPRSVLLCSFEGISYLLCALGDGHLLNFLLNLNTGELTDRKKVSLGTQPITLRTFSSKNTTHVFAASDRPTVIYSSNKKLLYSNVNLKEVSHMCPFNSAAFPDSLAIAKEGELTIGTIDDIQKLHIRSIPLGEHARRICHQEQSRTFAVCSLKNQASAEESETHFIRLLDDQTFEFISTYQLDPFEYGCSILSCSFSDDNNLYYCVGTAYVMPEENEPTKGRILVFLVEDGKLQVITEKETKGAVYSLNSFNGKLLAAINQKIQLYKWMLRDDGSRELQSECGHHGHILALYVQTRGDFIVVGDLMKSISLLIYKHEEGAIEERARDYNANWMSAVEILDDDIYLGAENNFNLFTVRKNSEGATDEERGRLEVVGEYHLGEFVNRFRHGSLVMRLPDSDVGQIPTVIFGTVNGVIGVIASLPHEQYIFLEKLQSNLRRVIKGVGGLSHEQWRSFNNEKKTVEAKNFLDGDLIESFLDLSRNRMDEISKAIGVSVEELCKRVEELTRLH
- the LOC8266532 gene encoding DNA damage-binding protein 1a isoform X2, producing the protein MSIWNYVVTAQKPTNVTHSCVGNFTSPQELNLIIAKCTRIEIHLLTPQGLQPMLDVPIYGRIATLELFRPHGEAQDFLFIATERYKFCVLQWDAETSELITRAMGDVSDRIGRPTDNGQIGIIDPDCRLIGLHLYDGLFKVIPFDNKGQLKEAFNIRLEELQVLDIKFLYGCSKPTIVVLYQDNKDARHVKTYEVALKDKDFGEGPWAQNNLDNGADLLIPVPPPLCGVLIIGEETIVYCSANAFKAIPIRPSITRAYGRVDADGSRYLLGDHAGLLHLLVITHEKEKVTGLKIELLGETSIASTISYLDNAVVYIGSSYGDSQLVKLNLQPDAKGSYVEVLESYVNLGPIVDFCVVDLERQGQGQVVTCSGAYKDGSLRIVRNGIGINEQASVELQGIKGMWSLRSSTDDPFDTFLVVSFISETRILAMNLEDELEETEIEGFCSQVQTLFCHYAVYNQLVQVTSSSVRLVSSTTRELQNEWHAPAGYSINVATANATQVLLATGGGHLVYLEIGDGTLTHTKHAQLECEISCLDINPIGENPNYSQLAAVGMWTDISVRIFSLPDLNLITKEHLGGEIIPRSVLLCSFEGISYLLCALGDGHLLNFLLNLNTGELTDRKKVSLGTQPITLRTFSSKNTTHVFAASDRPTVIYSSNKKLLYSNVNLKEVSHMCPFNSAAFPDSLAIAKEGELTIGTIDDIQKLHIRSIPLGEHARRICHQEQSRTFAVCSLKNQASAEESETHFIRLLDDQTFEFISTYQLDPFEYGCSILSCSFSDDNNLYYCVGTAYVMPEENEPTKGRILVFLVEDGKLQVITEKETKGAVYSLNSFNGKLLAAINQKIQLYKWMLRDDGSRELQSECGHHGHILALYVQTRGDFIVVGDLMKSISLLIYKHEEGAIEERARDYNANWMSAVEILDDDIYLGAENNFNLFTVRKNSEGATDEERGRLEVVGEYHLGEFVNRFRHGSLVMRLPDSDVGQIPTVIFGTVNGVIGVIASLPHEQYIFLEKLQSNLRRVIKGVGGLSHEQWRSFNNEKKTVEAKNFLDGDLIESFLDLSRNRMDEISKAIGVSVEELCKRVEELTRLH
- the LOC8266532 gene encoding DNA damage-binding protein 1a isoform X1 produces the protein MSIWNYVVTAQKPTNVTHSCVGNFTSPQELNLIIAKCTRIEIHLLTPQGLQPMLDVPIYGRIATLELFRPHGEAQDFLFIATERYKFCVLQWDAETSELITRAMGDVSDRIGRPTDNGQIGIIDPDCRLIGLHLYDGLFKVIPFDNKGQLKEAFNIRLEELQVLDIKFLYGCSKPTIVVLYQDNKDARHVKTYEVALKDKDFGEGPWAQNNLDNGADLLIPVPPPLCGVLIIGEETIVYCSANAFKAIPIRPSITRAYGRVDADGSRYLLGDHAGLLHLLVITHEKEKVTGLKIELLGETSIASTISYLDNAVVYIGSSYGDSQLVKLNLQPDAKGSYVEVLESYVNLGPIVDFCVVDLERQGQGQVVTCSGAYKDGSLRIVRNGIGINEQVTLFKPVSNISSVVFIYSLRTYLPPYVIQASVELQGIKGMWSLRSSTDDPFDTFLVVSFISETRILAMNLEDELEETEIEGFCSQVQTLFCHYAVYNQLVQVTSSSVRLVSSTTRELQNEWHAPAGYSINVATANATQVLLATGGGHLVYLEIGDGTLTHTKHAQLECEISCLDINPIGENPNYSQLAAVGMWTDISVRIFSLPDLNLITKEHLGGEIIPRSVLLCSFEGISYLLCALGDGHLLNFLLNLNTGELTDRKKVSLGTQPITLRTFSSKNTTHVFAASDRPTVIYSSNKKLLYSNVNLKEVSHMCPFNSAAFPDSLAIAKEGELTIGTIDDIQKLHIRSIPLGEHARRICHQEQSRTFAVCSLKNQASAEESETHFIRLLDDQTFEFISTYQLDPFEYGCSILSCSFSDDNNLYYCVGTAYVMPEENEPTKGRILVFLVEDGKLQVITEKETKGAVYSLNSFNGKLLAAINQKIQLYKWMLRDDGSRELQSECGHHGHILALYVQTRGDFIVVGDLMKSISLLIYKHEEGAIEERARDYNANWMSAVEILDDDIYLGAENNFNLFTVRKNSEGATDEERGRLEVVGEYHLGEFVNRFRHGSLVMRLPDSDVGQIPTVIFGTVNGVIGVIASLPHEQYIFLEKLQSNLRRVIKGVGGLSHEQWRSFNNEKKTVEAKNFLDGDLIESFLDLSRNRMDEISKAIGVSVEELCKRVEELTRLH